One Halalkalicoccus tibetensis genomic region harbors:
- a CDS encoding DsbA family protein: MTRRREILAYGAALSALLAGCTDDGGEEGEADDGNGNGEEPAAPEDDADDEPTDGADDEGDEDEQADEPEDGEEEEEEDEEEGDNTPEDHPAAEGIDDQPTLGDPASAPGTIVEFSDPSCGVCAAFHDGNFQEIESELVEPGDAAVVFRPYPVRDYEISEPGSQALLATHDRDEEAFWELKQFYYDEHGSFGLDDVYDRTAQFLNENTDVDGDAVAEDAESEAYGSELDANLDAGMDAGAGGETPVFYLFREGEFVTEIRGNQNIEVFRTALEL, translated from the coding sequence ATGACTCGCAGGCGAGAGATACTGGCGTATGGGGCCGCGCTGTCGGCGCTGCTCGCCGGTTGTACCGACGACGGCGGCGAGGAAGGCGAGGCCGACGACGGGAACGGAAACGGCGAGGAGCCGGCCGCACCCGAGGACGACGCGGACGACGAGCCGACCGACGGCGCGGACGACGAAGGCGACGAGGACGAGCAAGCCGACGAGCCCGAGGACGGCGAGGAGGAAGAAGAGGAAGACGAGGAGGAGGGCGACAACACCCCCGAGGACCACCCGGCGGCGGAAGGGATCGACGACCAGCCGACGCTGGGCGATCCCGCGAGCGCCCCTGGGACGATCGTCGAGTTCTCCGACCCCTCCTGTGGGGTCTGTGCGGCCTTCCACGACGGCAACTTCCAGGAGATCGAGAGCGAGCTGGTCGAGCCCGGCGACGCGGCGGTCGTCTTCCGGCCCTACCCGGTCCGTGACTACGAGATCAGCGAGCCCGGCTCGCAGGCCCTGCTCGCGACCCACGACCGCGACGAGGAGGCGTTCTGGGAGCTCAAGCAGTTCTACTACGACGAACACGGCTCGTTCGGCCTCGACGACGTCTACGACCGGACCGCCCAGTTCCTGAACGAGAACACCGACGTCGACGGCGACGCGGTCGCCGAGGACGCCGAAAGCGAGGCCTACGGCTCCGAGCTCGACGCGAACCTCGACGCCGGGATGGACGCCGGCGCGGGCGGCGAGACGCCCGTCTTCTACCTCTTCCGCGAGGGCGAGTTCGTCACCGAGATCCGGGGCAACCAGAACATCGAGGTCTTCAGGACCGCCCTGGAGCTCTGA